In a single window of the Vibrio celticus genome:
- a CDS encoding formate--tetrahydrofolate ligase, with product MLSDIDICRSTPLKNISEVAKQAGLHHNEHQPLGQFKSKVSLTSLERLANQQDGKLVVVTAITPTPLGEGKTVTTIGLAQGLAKINQSAMACIRQPSMGPVFGVKGGAAGGGYSQVAPMEQLNLHLTGDIHAVTAAHNLASAAIDARLYHEQREGLDAFETRSGLKALNIDPSRIVWRRVLDHNDRALRMITVGKNEADKTINGFEREDGFDISAASELMAILALANDLQDLRKRIGRVVLAYNKQGMPLTADDFNVAGAMTVTMKDSIEPTLMQTLEGVPTLIHAGPFANIAHGNSSIIADKIALKLSDFVVTEGGFGSDMGFEKACNIKVKASNKKPDCAVVVATLRGLKANSGLYDLRPGNPLPDSIFSDDQDALIAGFENLKWHINNVKQYGVPIVIAINRFPQDSIQELNALKQMIIDFDPSVRVEISEAFGKGGEGATQLAHAVVKACQDNNEFKPLYQSEQSLEEKLMAVAEVGYGASSITLSALAKQQLEEFNKHGFNGLSVCLAKTPLSISTEAHIKGAPAHFDVPVRELKLCAGAGFIYALCGNVMTMPGLPDKPAFMSLDIDDKGDIIGLS from the coding sequence ATGCTGTCTGATATTGATATTTGTCGCTCTACTCCCCTTAAAAACATCAGTGAGGTTGCCAAGCAAGCTGGCCTGCACCACAACGAACATCAGCCATTAGGGCAATTCAAATCTAAAGTGTCTCTCACATCACTTGAACGCCTCGCCAACCAACAAGATGGTAAATTAGTCGTAGTCACGGCGATCACACCTACACCTCTTGGTGAAGGCAAAACCGTCACTACTATCGGATTAGCACAAGGCCTCGCAAAGATTAACCAATCTGCAATGGCCTGCATTCGCCAGCCTTCAATGGGCCCGGTATTTGGCGTAAAAGGCGGCGCTGCGGGTGGTGGTTACTCTCAAGTTGCCCCTATGGAACAATTAAACCTGCATCTCACGGGCGATATTCATGCTGTTACGGCCGCTCACAACCTCGCCTCCGCCGCCATTGATGCACGTTTGTATCATGAACAGCGTGAAGGGTTAGACGCCTTTGAAACGCGCTCAGGCTTAAAAGCATTGAATATCGACCCAAGCAGAATCGTTTGGCGACGTGTACTTGACCATAATGATCGCGCATTACGCATGATCACGGTTGGCAAGAACGAAGCAGACAAAACAATTAATGGCTTTGAGCGCGAAGATGGATTTGATATCTCAGCCGCTTCTGAGCTAATGGCCATTCTTGCTCTAGCCAATGACCTTCAAGATTTAAGAAAGCGTATCGGACGAGTGGTACTTGCCTACAACAAACAAGGCATGCCGTTAACTGCAGATGACTTCAACGTTGCAGGCGCAATGACCGTGACCATGAAGGATTCTATTGAACCAACATTGATGCAAACCCTTGAAGGCGTTCCTACGTTAATTCACGCTGGGCCATTCGCAAACATTGCACATGGCAACTCATCCATCATTGCCGATAAAATAGCATTGAAGCTTAGTGACTTTGTTGTAACTGAAGGTGGGTTCGGCTCAGATATGGGCTTTGAAAAAGCGTGCAACATAAAAGTGAAGGCGTCGAACAAGAAACCTGACTGCGCAGTTGTCGTTGCAACATTACGCGGCTTAAAGGCGAACTCTGGATTATACGATTTAAGACCAGGGAATCCCTTACCAGATTCAATTTTTAGTGATGACCAAGACGCGCTGATAGCAGGCTTTGAAAACCTTAAATGGCATATCAACAACGTCAAGCAATACGGCGTACCCATTGTCATTGCAATCAACCGCTTCCCACAAGACTCAATTCAAGAGCTAAACGCTTTAAAACAGATGATCATCGATTTTGACCCAAGTGTTCGCGTTGAAATAAGCGAAGCATTTGGCAAAGGCGGTGAAGGTGCCACTCAACTAGCGCATGCCGTCGTAAAAGCTTGCCAAGATAACAATGAGTTCAAGCCGTTGTATCAATCTGAACAGAGTTTGGAAGAGAAACTGATGGCAGTTGCTGAAGTTGGCTACGGGGCATCAAGCATTACATTATCAGCTCTTGCGAAACAACAGCTTGAAGAATTTAACAAACACGGCTTTAACGGCCTATCGGTTTGCTTGGCAAAAACGCCGTTGTCTATCTCGACAGAAGCACACATAAAAGGGGCGCCGGCTCATTTTGACGTTCCTGTTAGAGAATTAAAACTGTGTGCTGGTGCGGGCTTTATTTATGCTTTGTGTGGCAATGTGATGACCATGCCTGGGTTACCTGATAAACCTGCATTTATGTCGTTGGATATTGATGACAAAGGGGACATCATCGGGTTAAGTTAA
- a CDS encoding inosine/guanosine kinase: MKFPGQRKSKHYFPTHARDPLVNQIQQTPKLHRATIVGVGQTIVDIEARVDNEFLEKYELSKGHSLVLEESKADALYEELVERGLITHQYPGDTIGNTLHNYSVLADSKSVLLGVMSKKIEVGSFGYRYLCRTSSRMNLNHLQTVDGPIGRCYTLISEDGERTFAINEGHMNQLLPESIPEKVFEKASALVVSSYLMRGKPEDPMPKAVQKAIEYAKAHNVPVVLTLGTKYVIEGNAEWWQEYLKENVTIVAMNEDEGEALTGEKDPLLAANKALEWVDLVLCTAGPIGLYMAGYTDEPAKRETTLPLLPGNIPEFNKYEFSRAMRKQDCKDPVKVYSHIGPYLGGPLEIKNTNGAGDGALSALLHDMAANSYHHVNVPNSEKHEHACLTYSSLSQICKYANRVSYEVLTQHSPRLSRALPEREDSLEETYWDR, encoded by the coding sequence ATGAAGTTTCCTGGACAGCGTAAATCTAAGCACTACTTTCCAACTCACGCACGTGATCCGTTGGTCAACCAAATTCAACAAACGCCTAAGCTTCACCGCGCAACGATTGTGGGTGTTGGCCAAACGATTGTTGACATCGAAGCCCGTGTTGACAACGAGTTCCTAGAAAAATACGAGCTGAGTAAAGGTCACTCACTGGTATTGGAAGAAAGTAAAGCAGATGCGCTGTATGAAGAGTTAGTTGAGCGCGGTTTGATCACGCATCAATACCCTGGCGATACTATCGGCAACACACTGCACAACTATTCCGTACTTGCGGACAGCAAATCTGTCCTGCTTGGCGTAATGTCTAAGAAGATTGAAGTTGGCTCATTTGGTTATCGTTACCTTTGCCGCACTTCTTCTCGTATGAATCTAAACCACCTTCAAACTGTTGATGGTCCAATTGGTCGTTGTTACACGCTGATTTCTGAAGATGGCGAACGTACGTTTGCAATCAACGAAGGCCACATGAACCAACTTCTTCCAGAAAGCATTCCTGAAAAAGTGTTCGAGAAAGCTTCTGCATTGGTTGTGTCGTCATACCTAATGCGTGGCAAACCTGAAGATCCGATGCCAAAAGCGGTACAAAAAGCGATTGAATACGCGAAAGCGCACAATGTGCCTGTCGTACTAACACTTGGTACTAAGTATGTGATCGAAGGCAACGCTGAATGGTGGCAAGAATACCTGAAAGAAAACGTAACCATCGTCGCGATGAACGAAGACGAAGGTGAAGCACTAACGGGTGAAAAAGATCCTCTATTAGCTGCTAACAAGGCACTTGAGTGGGTTGACCTAGTTCTATGTACTGCAGGCCCTATTGGTCTATACATGGCAGGTTACACTGACGAACCAGCGAAACGCGAAACCACACTGCCATTGTTACCGGGTAATATCCCTGAGTTCAATAAATACGAATTCAGCCGTGCGATGCGTAAGCAAGACTGTAAAGACCCAGTAAAAGTGTACTCTCACATTGGCCCTTACCTAGGTGGCCCGCTTGAGATTAAGAACACCAACGGCGCTGGCGATGGTGCACTTTCAGCACTACTTCACGACATGGCAGCAAACAGCTACCACCACGTGAATGTACCAAACTCAGAGAAACACGAGCACGCTTGTCTGACGTACTCTTCACTGTCTCAAATTTGTAAGTACGCAAACCGTGTAAGCTACGAAGTGTTGACTCAGCACTCTCCTCGCCTTTCTCGTGCACTACCTGAACGCGAAGATAGCTTAGAAGAAACATACTGGGATCGTTAA
- a CDS encoding CreA family protein, producing the protein MKKALIAAGIVTMLAGCSDNEVGDVSLGFFTMKDIKMSSLDDDKIAGVTCHIASIEANLSLSDPSDSSISCRQTGEITPEMIAQIDKSKSGEVVFKQSKSIFFKTMKVRRIYDAENQSLLYLSYTTKETEGSFKHSLSTVPLWGTEAYVDPATLVQPTE; encoded by the coding sequence ATGAAAAAAGCCTTAATAGCAGCAGGTATCGTGACAATGTTAGCTGGCTGTTCGGACAACGAGGTTGGCGACGTCTCACTGGGTTTCTTCACAATGAAGGATATCAAGATGTCTTCATTAGATGACGATAAGATCGCGGGTGTTACCTGTCATATCGCATCAATCGAAGCAAACCTCAGCCTTTCTGATCCAAGTGATAGCTCTATCTCTTGTCGTCAAACAGGTGAAATTACACCAGAAATGATTGCTCAAATAGACAAGAGTAAGTCTGGCGAAGTGGTATTCAAGCAATCGAAAAGTATCTTCTTTAAAACAATGAAGGTTCGTCGTATCTACGATGCAGAGAATCAGTCGCTGCTTTACTTGTCTTACACCACCAAAGAAACAGAAGGTAGCTTCAAACACAGCCTTTCAACTGTTCCACTATGGGGTACAGAGGCTTACGTTGATCCAGCGACGTTAGTACAGCCAACCGAGTAG
- a CDS encoding HD domain-containing phosphohydrolase translates to MYKLLISIAVLCVSAYSSLSFANDWDIKRILVLHSYEPSYQWTADFQKGIDSAFSQSQTEVKLSIEYLDSKRVHSPEYYDSLANYLRAKYAGYKFDGVIATDDNAANFLESLPNLIARSTPVVAAGINDFSTDMYAVSDRATVLYENDQIDVNIKLISKLRPNLKNLYFVNDYSVTSELIHKEMNKMMAEFPNINLVEIRDLSLEQTSQFLEGISADDAVLLSHYNTELKQGVYHTYQEIADTLSKASAAPVFALWQFYISGDVLGGYVNHSQSMGEEAVDALDKYLPLGFTTPLTPGGNKRFVFNYPAMKRYGISANALPDEAVFINEPSSFIRKNFQLLLGLSMVIAGLSLIILMQFVTLRQKKELANKNKRILKLQKQTLNIQKDMIHVLGEAIETRSGETGNHVKRVAKLSALLAKYRGLSHREVEMIEIISPMHDVGKISVPESILDKPGKLTDQEWEVMKLHTTAGYNLLKSGAGDITNLAAIIANEHHERWDGAGYPNGKVGDEIHLFARITAVADVFDALLSARCYKEPWPLEMVVDLFERECGYQFDPQLTKLLLTHLPEFVAIRDSYPDTGTVEYASSPSIEAKVLEESVVN, encoded by the coding sequence ATGTACAAGCTATTGATATCAATCGCTGTATTATGTGTTAGCGCTTATTCTTCACTCAGCTTTGCTAACGACTGGGATATAAAACGCATCCTAGTTTTACACTCATACGAACCTTCTTATCAATGGACTGCTGACTTCCAGAAAGGGATAGACAGTGCGTTCAGCCAGTCTCAAACCGAAGTTAAACTCTCAATAGAGTATTTGGATTCAAAGCGTGTCCACAGCCCAGAGTATTACGACTCTCTCGCGAACTACTTACGTGCGAAATATGCAGGTTATAAGTTTGATGGCGTAATTGCGACGGACGATAACGCGGCCAATTTTCTTGAATCTCTGCCTAATTTGATTGCTCGCTCAACACCTGTCGTTGCAGCCGGGATCAATGATTTCAGCACCGACATGTACGCGGTTTCTGACCGAGCAACCGTGCTTTATGAAAACGATCAGATAGACGTTAATATTAAGCTGATCTCCAAATTAAGACCTAATCTAAAGAATCTCTATTTTGTAAATGATTACAGTGTCACGTCTGAATTGATTCATAAAGAAATGAATAAAATGATGGCTGAATTTCCAAATATCAATCTCGTAGAAATTCGCGACTTGTCGCTGGAGCAAACGAGCCAGTTTTTGGAAGGGATCTCTGCGGACGATGCGGTATTGCTCAGTCATTACAACACAGAGTTGAAGCAAGGGGTTTACCACACTTACCAAGAGATTGCGGATACGTTGTCAAAAGCGAGTGCCGCTCCGGTGTTTGCTTTGTGGCAGTTCTATATTTCGGGTGATGTACTCGGTGGCTACGTTAATCACTCACAAAGCATGGGTGAAGAGGCTGTCGATGCGTTGGATAAATACCTTCCTCTTGGGTTTACGACACCGTTAACTCCCGGAGGCAACAAACGTTTTGTATTCAATTACCCTGCAATGAAGCGATACGGGATTAGTGCAAACGCGTTACCTGATGAAGCGGTTTTCATTAATGAGCCTTCGTCCTTTATTCGCAAAAACTTCCAGTTGTTATTGGGGCTGTCGATGGTGATTGCGGGGTTAAGCCTGATCATCTTGATGCAATTCGTTACTCTGCGCCAAAAGAAAGAGTTGGCGAATAAGAACAAACGAATCTTAAAGCTTCAGAAACAGACCTTGAATATCCAAAAGGATATGATTCATGTTCTCGGAGAAGCAATTGAAACCCGCTCTGGCGAAACAGGTAATCACGTTAAGCGTGTAGCCAAGCTGTCTGCATTGCTAGCGAAGTATCGTGGCTTGAGCCATCGTGAGGTCGAGATGATTGAGATCATCAGCCCAATGCACGATGTGGGTAAGATTTCTGTCCCTGAATCGATCTTGGATAAACCTGGGAAATTAACCGACCAAGAGTGGGAGGTGATGAAGCTTCATACTACGGCTGGCTATAACTTACTAAAGAGCGGAGCGGGTGATATTACCAACCTCGCAGCAATCATTGCTAACGAACATCACGAGCGTTGGGATGGTGCTGGATACCCGAATGGCAAAGTGGGTGATGAAATACACCTGTTTGCTCGTATCACCGCCGTAGCCGATGTATTTGATGCGCTGCTTAGTGCGCGTTGCTACAAAGAACCGTGGCCATTAGAGATGGTGGTTGACTTGTTCGAGCGGGAGTGTGGCTACCAGTTTGACCCTCAGCTAACTAAATTGCTACTGACGCACTTACCCGAGTTTGTTGCTATCCGAGATTCGTATCCCGATACTGGTACTGTAGAATATGCGTCTTCACCTTCGATTGAAGCTAAGGTCTTAGAAGAGTCGGTTGTTAACTAA
- a CDS encoding HAD-IA family hydrolase, whose translation MRLEQTKCVIFDCDGTLIDSEKLCCQALVNVFTGFGAELNVNDCYAHFQGGKLADILMDTQERLGLSISIDTLEPLYRNELEALFQRHLKPMDGAIELIEFLKQQDIEFCIASNAPKSRVESSLAMTGMLDDFKGKVFSAFDANSWKPEPDLIMYTAMNMGFLPNECIYVDDTLKGIEAGVRAGIQSFRLRPSIDEAIVDPEADSAELAAQDIYSLEEISVWINGKHCSNGGISNSAALVG comes from the coding sequence ATGCGGTTAGAACAGACTAAATGTGTGATTTTCGATTGTGACGGAACACTTATCGATAGTGAAAAGCTGTGCTGCCAAGCTTTGGTGAACGTTTTCACTGGCTTTGGGGCAGAGTTAAACGTCAACGACTGCTATGCGCACTTTCAAGGCGGGAAGCTAGCCGACATCTTAATGGATACACAAGAACGTCTTGGGTTATCTATCTCGATTGATACACTTGAGCCGTTATATCGCAATGAATTAGAAGCACTGTTCCAGCGTCATTTAAAACCGATGGACGGCGCTATCGAACTTATTGAATTCCTCAAACAACAAGACATCGAGTTTTGTATCGCTTCCAATGCACCGAAATCTAGAGTTGAATCTTCATTGGCGATGACAGGCATGCTAGATGACTTCAAAGGCAAAGTGTTCTCAGCTTTTGATGCTAACAGTTGGAAGCCAGAGCCTGATCTAATTATGTACACGGCCATGAACATGGGCTTTCTACCGAATGAGTGCATCTACGTGGATGATACGTTGAAAGGGATTGAGGCTGGTGTTCGCGCGGGTATCCAATCGTTTCGATTACGCCCGAGTATTGATGAAGCAATCGTAGATCCCGAAGCCGACTCAGCAGAACTCGCGGCTCAGGATATCTACAGTTTAGAAGAAATTTCAGTTTGGATTAATGGCAAGCACTGCTCAAATGGTGGTATATCGAATTCTGCAGCTTTGGTGGGGTAG
- a CDS encoding methyl-accepting chemotaxis protein, whose protein sequence is MKEVQFRTIDKLFIKMSINDKFWVIFLIFFAALASLAGLNYVNKTEHIDVTAKQQVEYQLQGILSASDSPASVRSVSQQTRAQQTTISNNGSVTATALAQDGNYYSLTVSTNDIQNQKQQALYTLLLSFLWCVPFGLFCYWVATFLGGALWVLYSTTQKIGDGDLTSRLGFHPGRDEFGTIGCALDRSMDTLSELVNNVNHSAATLSETSASFETEMKRSETQIMSQNASLDSVATAMDQMTASANEVSNISARSTEQTEQDAQQINDSHAKVQQAISEITTLSSLIEQTSSSVTSLNVNTSQINEVITTINAISEQTNLLALNAAIEAARAGEQGRGFAVVADEVRTLASRTQSATVEIQAMIERLQQESQNIAKITEQTVDQAQTSSQLISNIGHDVNSIADSAQALMDMSIQIATSADEQSNVANTIAAELNDIRSQSDVIKDVAQNSSNGVSRLTEASVSLSQTLARYRT, encoded by the coding sequence ATGAAAGAAGTACAATTTCGAACGATAGACAAACTGTTTATCAAGATGTCGATCAACGACAAGTTTTGGGTCATTTTCTTAATCTTTTTTGCCGCTCTGGCAAGCCTAGCTGGACTGAACTACGTCAACAAAACGGAACACATTGACGTAACTGCAAAACAGCAGGTCGAGTATCAACTGCAAGGCATTTTATCAGCATCAGACTCCCCTGCATCTGTTCGCTCTGTTAGCCAGCAAACTCGCGCTCAACAAACCACTATTTCAAATAATGGTTCTGTGACTGCCACAGCACTCGCACAGGATGGCAACTACTACTCACTTACCGTTTCAACTAACGATATACAGAATCAAAAGCAGCAAGCACTTTACACTTTATTACTTAGCTTCTTGTGGTGTGTGCCTTTTGGTCTTTTCTGTTACTGGGTAGCGACTTTCCTAGGCGGCGCACTTTGGGTTCTTTATTCAACGACTCAAAAGATTGGTGATGGTGACTTAACATCACGCCTTGGCTTCCACCCTGGCCGTGATGAGTTCGGCACGATTGGTTGTGCGCTTGACCGTTCAATGGACACGCTTAGTGAGTTAGTCAACAACGTAAACCACAGTGCAGCAACACTAAGCGAAACATCGGCTTCTTTCGAAACAGAGATGAAGCGCAGCGAAACACAAATCATGAGCCAAAACGCCTCTCTAGACTCTGTAGCGACAGCAATGGATCAGATGACAGCTTCGGCAAATGAAGTATCTAACATCTCTGCACGCTCAACTGAACAAACAGAGCAAGACGCGCAGCAAATCAACGATAGCCACGCGAAGGTTCAACAGGCCATCTCAGAAATCACCACCCTTTCTTCTTTGATTGAGCAAACCTCATCTTCTGTTACTAGCTTGAATGTGAATACAAGCCAAATTAACGAAGTCATCACGACGATCAACGCTATTTCAGAGCAAACTAACTTACTTGCTTTGAATGCCGCGATTGAAGCCGCTCGTGCGGGCGAACAAGGCCGTGGTTTCGCTGTTGTTGCTGATGAAGTAAGAACACTGGCAAGCCGCACTCAGTCGGCTACAGTAGAAATCCAAGCGATGATTGAACGCTTACAGCAAGAGAGCCAAAATATCGCGAAGATCACCGAACAGACGGTTGACCAAGCACAAACCAGTAGCCAGTTGATTTCAAACATTGGTCACGACGTAAACTCGATTGCAGATTCAGCTCAAGCACTAATGGACATGAGTATCCAAATCGCAACATCAGCCGATGAGCAAAGTAACGTTGCCAATACGATTGCAGCAGAACTTAACGATATTCGAAGCCAATCCGATGTGATTAAAGACGTGGCTCAGAATTCTTCAAATGGCGTATCTAGGCTAACAGAAGCGTCGGTTTCTCTGTCTCAGACGTTGGCACGCTACCGCACTTAA
- a CDS encoding aromatic amino acid transport family protein, with product MNKSKVFGSTLIIAGTTIGAGMLALPLASAGIGFSTSLFLMLGLWALMAFTALLMVELHQFAESDATLHTLAHTILGTKGKWIASFAVMFLFYALCAAYIAGGGAQFNQRISDIAGIELNAQITTLLFTLLVAGVVTIGTHSVDKVNRVLFGLKLIAMVLVLSFLAPNITSQYLMSMPLQQGLIVAAIPVVFTSFGFHGSIPSIVRYLDGDVRSLRKVMIIGSALPLVIYVFWQSVTLGVISQEQLLSDTSLGALLVSLSQTVHQSNLSVIVGVFADLALLTSFIGVSLGLFEFMGDSLSKKLDNAKRVKTAAITFLPPLGFALFYPQGFIMALGYAAIALSVLAILLPTVMVYKVRYTDFSVKPQSSEASYQVLGGSKALFLAGSIGVFIIAIQVLISVGLLPSLG from the coding sequence ATGAATAAATCAAAGGTTTTTGGTAGTACTTTGATCATTGCAGGCACAACCATTGGTGCTGGCATGCTCGCTCTTCCACTTGCTTCTGCAGGTATTGGCTTTTCAACTTCACTTTTCTTGATGCTGGGTTTATGGGCGTTAATGGCTTTTACTGCGCTATTAATGGTAGAGCTTCACCAATTCGCAGAATCTGACGCTACCCTACACACGTTAGCTCATACCATTTTAGGGACAAAAGGAAAGTGGATTGCGAGCTTCGCGGTGATGTTTCTTTTCTACGCTCTGTGTGCGGCATACATAGCTGGCGGCGGTGCGCAATTTAACCAACGAATTTCGGATATCGCGGGTATCGAACTCAATGCTCAAATCACCACGCTTCTATTTACCCTATTAGTTGCCGGTGTTGTGACGATTGGTACACACAGTGTTGATAAAGTTAACCGCGTTTTATTTGGCTTAAAGCTTATCGCAATGGTGTTGGTACTTAGCTTCCTAGCGCCAAACATTACCTCTCAATACTTAATGAGCATGCCTTTACAGCAAGGCCTGATTGTTGCGGCGATTCCGGTTGTGTTTACCTCTTTTGGTTTCCACGGCAGCATCCCATCAATTGTTCGATACCTAGATGGTGACGTTCGTTCTTTACGTAAGGTAATGATTATTGGCTCGGCACTGCCTCTGGTTATCTACGTTTTCTGGCAAAGTGTTACTTTGGGTGTGATTAGCCAAGAGCAATTACTATCTGATACAAGTTTGGGCGCGCTATTAGTCTCACTATCGCAAACGGTTCATCAATCCAACCTAAGCGTGATCGTCGGTGTATTCGCGGACCTTGCACTGCTGACATCTTTTATTGGGGTGAGCTTGGGCTTATTTGAATTCATGGGCGACTCACTGAGCAAGAAACTAGATAACGCAAAACGTGTTAAGACAGCTGCTATCACCTTCTTACCGCCACTGGGTTTTGCCTTATTTTACCCACAAGGCTTCATCATGGCTTTAGGCTACGCAGCCATTGCACTTTCAGTGCTCGCGATTCTGTTACCAACAGTGATGGTCTACAAGGTTCGTTACACTGATTTCTCTGTCAAACCTCAATCTTCAGAAGCCAGTTACCAAGTGTTAGGCGGTAGCAAAGCGTTGTTTTTAGCAGGTAGCATTGGCGTATTTATCATTGCCATTCAAGTTCTTATTTCAGTAGGGTTACTGCCTTCTTTGGGCTAA
- a CDS encoding acyl carrier protein phosphodiesterase, translating to MNFLAHLHIAKHCDSNLAGNLLGDFVKGDPNKHYSDSLSDGIRLHRFVDSYTDRHDVSRSAKSLFSDQTRRFAPIALDVFWDHCLANHWAQFSQQTLERFCFDSHEQIFEHQEPHWPENFVMVHQKMAEHRWLESYQDMSSIEVVLQRMALRRPKLGMLEACYDDLERHYDTLQCHFNELYPNVLEEAKQFNALQMKKNQKER from the coding sequence ATGAACTTTCTCGCACACCTTCACATCGCCAAGCACTGTGACAGCAACTTAGCAGGTAACCTGTTGGGTGATTTTGTTAAAGGCGACCCTAACAAACACTATTCTGATTCCCTTTCTGACGGTATTAGGCTTCATCGATTTGTTGATAGCTATACTGATCGCCATGATGTATCTCGTTCTGCAAAATCACTTTTCTCAGACCAAACACGACGCTTTGCGCCTATCGCACTCGATGTATTTTGGGATCACTGCTTAGCTAATCATTGGGCTCAGTTTTCACAGCAGACATTAGAACGTTTTTGTTTCGATAGCCATGAGCAGATCTTTGAACATCAAGAGCCACACTGGCCAGAAAATTTCGTTATGGTTCATCAGAAAATGGCTGAGCATCGATGGTTAGAGAGCTATCAAGACATGTCATCAATAGAGGTGGTATTGCAGCGAATGGCGTTGAGAAGGCCCAAGCTCGGTATGCTCGAGGCATGTTACGATGACCTCGAACGTCACTATGATACGTTGCAGTGTCACTTCAATGAGCTTTATCCCAATGTTTTAGAGGAAGCTAAGCAGTTTAATGCGCTTCAAATGAAGAAAAATCAAAAGGAAAGGTAA
- a CDS encoding DEAD/DEAH box helicase codes for MSESTKSFNQLGLSEHLLATLSELNFTAPTSVQEQAIPLVLEGKDVLAGAQTGTGKTAAFGLPIIQRLIETKDNVIPNPKLVRALVLVPTRELAQQVFDNLTSYAKGTDIKVVVAYGGVSMKVQTDNLRGGADILVATPGRLIDHMFTRNIMLSHTEVLVLDEADRMLDMGFMPDIKRILSRMNEVRQTLFFSATFDNKIKAIAHRMMQKPSEIQVTPKNSTAETVTQMVYPVDRSRKSELLAYLIGSKNWQQVLVFTKTKQGTDALVKELKLDGIKAASINGDKSQGARQKALDDFKSGKVRALIATDVAARGIDIQQLEQVVNYDMPFKAEDYVHRIGRTGRAGNSGLAISLMSQDEAYLLGDIERLLDTRLPQEWLEGFEPSLEKDLAPDRGGRSKSRSSEKRKMKAKLKIHQNRGKARR; via the coding sequence ATGTCTGAATCTACAAAATCTTTTAACCAACTAGGATTATCTGAGCATCTTCTTGCCACGTTGTCTGAGCTTAATTTTACGGCTCCTACCAGTGTTCAAGAACAAGCGATTCCATTGGTATTAGAAGGCAAAGATGTACTGGCTGGTGCTCAAACGGGTACAGGTAAAACGGCTGCGTTTGGTTTACCGATTATTCAAAGATTAATCGAGACGAAAGACAACGTTATTCCGAACCCTAAGCTCGTTCGTGCGCTTGTATTAGTACCAACTCGTGAGTTGGCACAACAGGTTTTCGATAACTTAACTAGCTACGCAAAGGGCACCGACATTAAAGTCGTGGTGGCTTACGGCGGCGTTAGCATGAAGGTGCAAACTGATAACCTACGCGGTGGCGCAGATATTCTTGTCGCGACGCCAGGTCGCCTTATTGATCACATGTTCACTAGAAACATCATGTTGAGCCATACGGAAGTACTGGTACTGGATGAAGCTGACCGTATGTTAGATATGGGCTTCATGCCTGACATCAAGCGTATTCTTTCTCGCATGAACGAAGTGCGTCAAACTCTGTTCTTCTCTGCAACGTTTGATAACAAAATCAAAGCGATTGCACACCGTATGATGCAGAAGCCGAGTGAAATCCAAGTTACTCCAAAAAACAGCACCGCTGAAACCGTAACACAGATGGTTTACCCGGTAGATAGGTCGCGTAAAAGTGAGCTATTAGCGTATTTGATTGGTTCAAAAAACTGGCAACAAGTGTTGGTGTTCACTAAGACTAAGCAGGGCACCGATGCTCTCGTTAAAGAGCTTAAGTTAGACGGCATTAAAGCGGCATCAATCAATGGCGATAAGAGCCAGGGTGCGCGTCAAAAAGCACTAGACGATTTCAAGTCAGGCAAAGTTCGTGCGTTGATCGCAACCGACGTGGCAGCTCGTGGTATTGATATTCAGCAGCTAGAACAAGTTGTGAACTATGATATGCCATTCAAAGCAGAAGATTACGTTCACCGTATCGGACGAACTGGTCGTGCGGGCAACAGCGGTTTAGCGATCTCGTTGATGAGTCAGGACGAAGCCTACCTACTGGGTGACATTGAACGATTACTTGATACGCGCTTGCCTCAAGAGTGGCTAGAGGGCTTTGAACCAAGCCTTGAAAAAGATCTAGCGCCCGACCGTGGTGGTCGCAGCAAAAGCCGTTCATCAGAAAAACGTAAGATGAAAGCGAAGCTTAAGATTCACCAAAACCGCGGTAAAGCACGTCGTTAA